A window of Paenibacillus sp. 19GGS1-52 contains these coding sequences:
- the flgL gene encoding flagellar hook-associated protein FlgL: MLRVTSNMMNSQLLLNLNRNARTMNHTQVQLATGRKLNTPSDDPVGITYSLRYRAELSANEQYQDNVDGAVSWLEFNDTVLTQTGSVMQRLRELTVQGANGSNPQTALNSINEEVKQLKEQLVDIGNSQFNGKYIFNGQQYDVKPFDFSTGINGVLDTSGAALVTTDDGLVNYSVGESVQLPINNTGNEVFGGTDADNIFKVIDRISTALTTGDTAGLSSELANIDTRSNKMLTVQANIGAKTNRIQLMQNRLSDLGVNLTDLQSKTEDADYAELVMNSKVQENVYNASLSVGAKIIQTSLVDFIR, translated from the coding sequence ATGTTGAGAGTTACCTCCAATATGATGAACTCACAGCTGCTGCTTAACCTGAACCGCAATGCCCGTACTATGAATCATACCCAGGTACAGTTGGCTACTGGCCGCAAGCTGAACACTCCATCCGATGATCCAGTAGGCATCACGTATTCACTGCGTTATCGTGCAGAGCTGTCAGCCAATGAGCAGTATCAGGATAATGTGGATGGCGCCGTTTCCTGGTTGGAATTTAATGATACAGTATTGACTCAGACAGGTTCTGTTATGCAACGCTTGCGTGAACTAACCGTTCAGGGAGCGAACGGAAGTAATCCGCAAACCGCGCTCAACAGTATCAATGAAGAGGTTAAACAGCTTAAAGAGCAGCTTGTCGATATTGGAAACAGTCAATTTAATGGGAAATATATCTTTAATGGCCAGCAATATGATGTGAAGCCTTTTGATTTTTCAACAGGCATAAATGGGGTCCTGGATACCTCCGGAGCTGCCCTTGTCACCACAGATGATGGACTAGTGAATTATTCAGTGGGAGAGAGCGTCCAACTGCCCATTAATAATACGGGAAATGAAGTTTTTGGTGGGACTGACGCTGATAATATCTTTAAAGTTATTGACAGGATATCTACTGCCTTGACTACTGGAGACACGGCTGGATTATCTAGTGAGTTGGCCAATATTGATACTCGTTCGAACAAAATGTTAACCGTACAGGCGAATATTGGGGCCAAGACAAATCGCATTCAACTAATGCAGAATCGTTTGAGCGATTTGGGTGTTAACCTGACAGACCTGCAGTCCAAGACCGAAGATGCGGATTATGCCGAGTTGGTTATGAATTCCAAAGTTCAGGAGAATGTATATAATGCGTCTCTAAGCGTGGGTGCCAAAATCATTCAAACATCCTTAGTTGATTTTATAAGATAA
- the fliW gene encoding flagellar assembly protein FliW, which translates to MIIETLTWGTLDINEDQVYHFSKGIPGFEEETEFALIIGEEGPFSYLQSLNNQSLSFLLSDPFVFYPSYEFQLPDSDKEELELEDDVSVCCIVTIKDELEQATLNLLAPIVLNPVKHTGKQVVLHKSSYGTKHRLWNAVEEVLQKGGE; encoded by the coding sequence ATGATTATAGAAACGTTGACTTGGGGAACGCTTGATATAAATGAGGATCAGGTTTACCATTTTTCCAAAGGAATCCCTGGTTTTGAGGAAGAAACAGAATTCGCCTTGATCATAGGGGAGGAGGGGCCGTTCTCTTATCTCCAATCATTAAATAACCAGAGCTTATCTTTTCTCTTAAGTGATCCCTTTGTCTTCTATCCATCCTATGAATTCCAATTGCCGGATAGTGATAAGGAAGAGTTGGAGCTCGAAGATGATGTTAGTGTTTGCTGTATTGTGACTATTAAAGATGAATTAGAGCAAGCAACATTGAATTTACTTGCTCCAATTGTGCTGAATCCGGTTAAACATACCGGTAAACAGGTAGTGCTACATAAATCGTCCTACGGGACTAAACACCGTTTGTGGAATGCTGTGGAAGAGGTACTTCAGAAGGGCGGCGAATGA
- the csrA gene encoding carbon storage regulator CsrA has protein sequence MLVLTRKKGESIIIQDNIEITILSVDGDSIRVGISAPKHVDIFRQEVYLSIKESNEESATSSTTNLSALMDRLREQK, from the coding sequence ATGCTTGTACTTACTCGTAAAAAGGGCGAATCCATCATTATCCAGGATAATATTGAAATCACCATTCTAAGTGTGGACGGAGATAGTATCAGGGTAGGGATTTCTGCGCCGAAGCATGTCGATATCTTTCGCCAAGAAGTCTATTTATCAATCAAGGAATCTAACGAAGAATCTGCTACTTCAAGTACTACTAATCTGAGTGCACTCATGGATCGTTTGCGTGAGCAAAAATAA
- a CDS encoding flagellin, translated as MIINHNMGSINANRNMNINAGNASKSMEKLSSGLRINKAGDDAAGLAISEKMRGQIRGLDQASSNSQDAISLLQTGEGALNETTSILQRMRELAVQGSNDTLNSNDRGQVQKELDQLTSEIDRIGNNTEFNTKKLLNGGANVTGTSSAPANAVITGGTGDTVVGGATVAITASVLATKATDTRTAAFTAGVTASTDADMTINGTQFKFAAGTTAADTIKTINDAGLGVKASISGNDLVLTSTAAGSASKFTSDAATAGTQVPQAGTDAVVTGAGSYTAQGNTVTITAGANKGLQFEVKGTGATNLDVTGNGTLNFQIGANENQMMNVGIADMRATALGVQGIQVTDSATATTAITTIQTAIDAVSSERSKLGAYTNRLEHTIANLGTASENMTSAESRIRDVDMAKEMSTFSKNNILSQAAQAMLAQANQQPQQVLQLLR; from the coding sequence ATGATTATCAACCACAATATGGGCTCCATCAATGCTAACAGAAACATGAACATCAACGCAGGTAACGCCAGCAAATCAATGGAAAAATTGTCTTCAGGTCTTCGCATTAACAAAGCCGGCGACGATGCAGCAGGTCTTGCAATTTCCGAAAAAATGAGAGGCCAGATTCGTGGTCTTGATCAAGCTTCTAGTAACTCCCAAGATGCAATTTCCCTATTGCAAACTGGTGAAGGTGCATTGAACGAAACAACCTCCATTCTGCAAAGAATGAGAGAACTGGCAGTACAAGGTTCCAATGATACTTTGAACTCCAACGATAGAGGCCAAGTACAAAAAGAATTGGATCAGTTGACTTCCGAAATAGATAGAATTGGTAATAACACAGAGTTCAATACTAAGAAACTCCTTAATGGTGGAGCTAACGTAACTGGTACTTCTTCAGCTCCTGCGAATGCAGTGATCACAGGCGGAACTGGGGATACAGTAGTAGGTGGAGCTACGGTAGCAATAACTGCTTCTGTACTTGCAACAAAAGCGACGGACACAAGAACGGCTGCTTTTACAGCTGGAGTTACAGCTAGTACAGATGCTGACATGACTATAAATGGTACTCAGTTTAAATTTGCGGCTGGTACTACTGCTGCAGATACCATTAAAACCATTAATGATGCAGGTCTTGGGGTTAAGGCTTCAATATCAGGAAATGATTTAGTATTAACATCTACTGCAGCGGGTAGTGCTTCTAAGTTTACTTCAGATGCAGCTACGGCTGGAACTCAGGTACCTCAAGCTGGTACTGACGCTGTTGTAACTGGTGCAGGAAGTTACACAGCACAAGGTAATACAGTTACAATTACAGCTGGTGCTAATAAAGGGTTGCAATTTGAAGTAAAAGGTACTGGAGCTACAAATTTGGATGTAACGGGTAACGGAACTCTGAACTTCCAAATTGGTGCTAATGAAAACCAAATGATGAACGTTGGTATTGCTGACATGAGAGCAACGGCACTTGGTGTTCAAGGAATTCAAGTTACTGATTCTGCTACAGCAACTACAGCAATCACTACAATCCAAACAGCAATCGATGCAGTATCTTCCGAAAGATCCAAGCTTGGTGCATACACAAACAGACTTGAACACACCATTGCCAACTTGGGTACTGCTTCCGAGAACATGACTTCTGCTGAATCCCGTATCAGAGACGTTGACATGGCTAAAGAAATGTCTACATTCTCTAAGAACAACATTCTTTCGCAGGCTGCTCAAGCAATGTTGGCGCAAGCTAACCAACAGCCACAACAGGTTCTGCAGTTGTTGAGATAA
- a CDS encoding flagellar protein FlaG, which translates to MEIRLSGSGNYSNKSIDAVSAPITSSKTEVKENTSSLAQLPSYVEIKGLETQGVSVSTADEQVVKALDRALKALQGPTVDFEVSVHKPTNTIMIKMRNKDTGELIREIPAEKTLDLVASMMKIAGILIDERI; encoded by the coding sequence ATGGAGATTCGTCTTTCAGGTTCAGGGAACTATAGTAATAAATCAATAGATGCGGTGAGTGCACCCATTACATCCTCAAAGACCGAAGTTAAGGAAAACACTAGCTCGCTAGCGCAACTACCAAGCTATGTTGAAATCAAGGGGTTGGAGACTCAGGGTGTCTCTGTTTCTACGGCAGATGAACAGGTCGTCAAGGCACTTGATCGTGCGCTCAAGGCTTTGCAGGGGCCAACAGTGGATTTTGAAGTCAGCGTACACAAACCAACCAATACAATAATGATCAAAATGCGGAATAAGGATACCGGCGAGTTGATCAGAGAAATCCCTGCCGAGAAGACGCTTGATCTTGTGGCTAGTATGATGAAGATTGCAGGAATTCTAATTGATGAAAGAATATAA
- the fliD gene encoding flagellar filament capping protein FliD, producing the protein MVTRISGLASGMDVDTLVKQMMTAKRVPLDKLAQQKQTLTWQRDNYRDINSKLVDFRNSKLMTYNKSTELNTQTAVVSGNTTALKAEATADANGIPISMEITQLAKPASWESGIVPAPSTGTAKTTSQSRLSALTGADATTQTYNIVINGKTLDFDKDLTIGEVVSKINTSAANVTATFDEVSGKFSIASKTYGSEGKVAISDPSTLLTVLGSTGPYTQVDPQSALVKINGSASTTSFDSNRFSLNGVQFTLLTVSGGNATTVTTQSDPAKAIDTITSFVKDYNDLLGALQTKVDEARYKDFPPLTDEQKKDMSDSDITQWEAKAKSGLLKNDDILKSTISSMREELTKKIGDLSAIGITAGPYYENGKLHIDQTVLKKAILDDPQKVISIFQSSTGGSDGLFDKLTTKVDAALDKIVTKAGTSKFSSDITIAYKKDSLIGKSLSDYTNRISAFQDKLTDLETSYYRKFTSMETAMNKYNNQSSMITNFMAQ; encoded by the coding sequence ATGGTAACTCGAATCAGTGGGTTGGCTTCTGGTATGGATGTAGACACACTAGTGAAACAAATGATGACCGCAAAACGCGTGCCTTTGGACAAATTAGCTCAACAAAAACAGACGCTCACCTGGCAGAGAGACAATTATCGTGATATAAACAGTAAACTTGTCGATTTCCGTAACTCCAAGCTAATGACGTATAATAAATCTACGGAGTTGAATACTCAGACGGCTGTTGTAAGCGGAAATACAACTGCACTGAAGGCTGAAGCAACAGCCGATGCTAACGGGATTCCTATCTCAATGGAAATCACCCAACTTGCCAAGCCAGCTTCATGGGAGTCCGGGATTGTACCTGCTCCTTCGACGGGTACAGCCAAGACTACTTCACAATCCAGACTAAGTGCACTTACGGGCGCCGACGCTACAACTCAAACCTATAATATTGTAATCAATGGTAAAACCTTGGATTTTGACAAGGACCTGACCATAGGAGAAGTCGTTTCCAAGATTAATACAAGTGCAGCTAATGTGACGGCTACATTTGATGAAGTTTCAGGCAAGTTCTCCATCGCTTCGAAGACCTACGGTTCTGAAGGTAAGGTTGCAATCAGTGATCCAAGTACCCTGCTGACGGTACTCGGATCAACTGGGCCATACACTCAAGTTGATCCCCAGTCTGCACTGGTGAAGATCAATGGCAGTGCATCAACTACAAGCTTTGATAGTAACCGCTTTAGTCTGAATGGCGTACAGTTTACATTACTGACAGTTTCAGGTGGCAACGCTACAACAGTAACAACACAATCAGACCCCGCGAAGGCAATTGATACGATTACTAGTTTTGTGAAGGATTACAACGATTTGTTAGGTGCACTACAAACCAAGGTTGACGAAGCACGTTATAAGGATTTTCCTCCCCTTACGGATGAGCAGAAGAAAGACATGAGTGATAGTGATATTACACAATGGGAAGCCAAAGCAAAAAGTGGATTGCTGAAGAATGATGACATTCTGAAATCTACTATCTCTTCAATGCGTGAAGAACTAACGAAGAAAATTGGCGATCTTAGTGCCATTGGAATAACAGCAGGGCCTTATTACGAGAATGGGAAACTGCATATTGACCAAACCGTATTGAAAAAAGCAATACTGGACGATCCACAAAAAGTTATCTCTATCTTTCAAAGCTCTACAGGCGGCTCAGACGGATTATTTGATAAATTGACAACGAAAGTCGATGCTGCTCTGGACAAGATTGTAACCAAAGCAGGGACTTCGAAGTTCTCATCAGACATAACCATTGCGTACAAGAAGGACAGCTTGATAGGGAAAAGTTTATCAGATTATACTAATCGAATTAGCGCTTTTCAGGACAAACTAACCGATTTGGAGACAAGTTACTACAGGAAGTTCACATCCATGGAGACAGCTATGAATAAATACAATAACCAGTCCAGTATGATAACTAACTTCATGGCACAATAA
- the fliS gene encoding flagellar export chaperone FliS — MMTSPYEKYRQSSVQTATPAQLLIMLYDGAIRFARTAMDGINKQDYEKSNLNLGKAQNIVKELMITLDQTYEVSKGLYALYEYINYLLVEANVHKSHEKVEEAIGYLTELRETWLQASKIAANQPEITHG; from the coding sequence ATGATGACTTCTCCATATGAGAAATATCGTCAATCTTCTGTTCAGACAGCAACACCTGCACAATTGCTAATTATGCTTTATGATGGAGCGATACGTTTTGCCAGAACGGCAATGGATGGAATCAACAAACAGGATTATGAGAAGTCCAACTTGAACCTTGGCAAGGCACAGAACATCGTAAAGGAACTAATGATTACTTTGGACCAGACTTACGAAGTTTCCAAGGGCCTTTATGCACTTTATGAATACATTAATTATTTGCTTGTCGAAGCAAATGTCCACAAGAGTCACGAGAAAGTCGAAGAAGCCATTGGCTATCTCACTGAACTTAGGGAAACTTGGCTGCAGGCATCCAAAATTGCTGCGAATCAGCCTGAAATTACCCATGGATGA
- a CDS encoding flagellar protein FliT, giving the protein MTQGIMDRLYEVPYEELESFVEERQDIVDSIGEKAAICQLTSMQEQEINRILEHDSAILAAMNAHRLEAQDWLQKRNQAKVQRNAYDMHYAPDSILMDRKK; this is encoded by the coding sequence TTGACCCAGGGGATTATGGATCGCCTATATGAAGTCCCATACGAGGAGCTTGAGTCCTTCGTAGAGGAACGGCAGGATATTGTCGATTCTATCGGCGAGAAGGCAGCAATTTGTCAGCTTACTTCTATGCAGGAACAGGAAATAAATCGAATTTTGGAACATGATTCTGCAATTCTTGCCGCCATGAACGCGCATCGTCTTGAAGCGCAGGATTGGCTGCAGAAGCGTAATCAGGCCAAGGTACAACGTAACGCATACGATATGCATTATGCGCCGGATAGCATTTTAATGGACCGCAAAAAATAA
- a CDS encoding cold shock domain-containing protein: protein MEGKVKWFNAEKGYGFIETSDGGDVFVHFSAIQTDGFKTLDEGQSVEFDIVEGARGPQAANVIKL from the coding sequence ATGGAAGGTAAAGTAAAGTGGTTTAATGCAGAAAAAGGTTATGGTTTTATCGAGACTTCAGACGGTGGCGACGTATTCGTACATTTCTCCGCAATTCAAACAGATGGTTTCAAGACATTGGATGAAGGTCAATCCGTAGAATTCGACATCGTTGAAGGCGCACGCGGACCACAAGCAGCTAACGTAATCAAATTATAA
- a CDS encoding S-layer homology domain-containing protein, translating into MNKKWRGIMTGILGISMLLGSLGSVSAAPVPKDIQGHWAQSQLQEWLDAGYLHGYQDGTVKPNKAITRGEYVALVNRLFGFTETTTISFKDLKSSNWAYTEVAKAVKAGYIGGYENNTFRSNNALTRQEAAVIVAKVLDLNTSSTSTNFKDSAQIASWSRGAVSAAAAKKIINGYPDGTFGPKKALTRAEAVGIISNSVIYKPTNPGGVVTPTPTPTATPTASPTPTATATPGSGSGGGGGTVTTPTVSGATYGNVGVVTADVYLTPSVTGTVYYVVAPYNSSAAVPSVLQVRDGLTSAGTLGVNHGNKATLANTSVSFSVYGLVAGTEYATYVTVADASGNWSTVSTVQFTTVSGTATSISQFEPGNVGTVTADVYVTYGQISGSPESLRYVVLLDSAVDPSAAQIAAGQNSSGVALTSPWTGMILALPGVERTVTLSGLATDTGYKIYLIKGTGSTWSPVEIIRIHTK; encoded by the coding sequence ATGAACAAGAAGTGGCGTGGTATTATGACCGGAATATTGGGGATCAGTATGTTATTGGGATCTCTCGGCAGTGTTTCCGCTGCACCAGTACCCAAGGATATCCAGGGTCATTGGGCACAAAGCCAGCTGCAGGAATGGCTGGATGCAGGTTACTTGCACGGGTATCAGGATGGTACCGTCAAACCCAACAAAGCTATTACTCGCGGGGAGTATGTAGCACTTGTAAACCGTCTGTTCGGTTTCACAGAAACAACGACTATTAGCTTTAAGGATCTTAAGAGCTCTAACTGGGCTTACACTGAAGTTGCCAAGGCTGTAAAAGCCGGGTATATCGGTGGGTATGAAAATAATACGTTCCGTTCGAACAATGCATTAACCCGACAGGAAGCAGCTGTCATTGTGGCAAAGGTGCTTGATTTAAATACAAGTTCAACGTCCACTAATTTCAAAGACAGTGCTCAGATTGCTTCGTGGAGCCGGGGCGCAGTGTCTGCGGCCGCAGCAAAGAAGATCATTAACGGATATCCGGACGGAACTTTCGGTCCGAAGAAAGCGCTAACACGCGCAGAAGCAGTAGGTATTATTAGCAACTCGGTAATCTATAAGCCAACAAACCCAGGTGGTGTAGTTACACCTACTCCAACTCCGACTGCAACACCAACAGCTAGCCCTACACCAACAGCAACAGCTACCCCAGGTAGTGGATCTGGTGGAGGCGGAGGAACAGTCACTACTCCGACAGTAAGCGGTGCAACCTACGGTAATGTTGGCGTCGTTACGGCGGATGTCTATCTAACTCCTTCCGTAACTGGCACAGTATATTATGTAGTAGCACCTTATAATAGTAGTGCTGCTGTTCCAAGTGTCCTGCAGGTGCGGGATGGATTGACGAGTGCCGGAACGCTAGGAGTGAATCACGGAAACAAGGCGACTTTAGCCAATACTTCAGTCTCGTTCTCCGTTTATGGATTGGTGGCTGGCACAGAGTATGCTACTTATGTGACAGTTGCTGATGCTTCTGGCAATTGGTCTACGGTTTCAACAGTACAATTTACGACTGTCTCAGGGACTGCAACCTCGATATCACAGTTTGAACCGGGGAATGTAGGCACCGTAACTGCAGATGTGTATGTTACTTATGGACAGATTAGCGGTTCTCCAGAGTCGTTAAGATATGTTGTGTTGCTTGATAGTGCTGTAGACCCTAGTGCAGCGCAGATAGCAGCCGGACAAAATAGTTCGGGAGTTGCTTTAACTTCTCCATGGACGGGAATGATCTTAGCCCTACCAGGAGTTGAACGCACTGTTACATTGAGTGGACTGGCTACCGATACTGGGTATAAGATTTATCTTATTAAGGGAACTGGCAGTACATGGTCACCCGTAGAAATCATTCGTATCCATACGAAATAA
- the raiA gene encoding ribosome-associated translation inhibitor RaiA has translation MQFSIRGQQIEVTEALREYVDKKLSRLEKYFDAPPTSEGNVTLGVVRGLHTVEVTIPLAGVTLRAEDRSDDMYASTDAVVDKLERQIRKHKTKLNRKFRTEGSLKTLFVEGVNGTVSVEEQDYDDLEVVRNKRFTLKPMDVEEAILQMNMVGHTFFVFSNIDTSEVSVVYKRNDGKYGLIEQD, from the coding sequence ATGCAGTTCAGCATTCGAGGTCAACAAATTGAAGTGACCGAGGCTTTGAGAGAATATGTTGATAAGAAGCTCAGCAGACTTGAGAAGTATTTCGATGCACCCCCAACCTCAGAAGGAAATGTGACGCTTGGCGTCGTTCGTGGCCTTCATACGGTGGAAGTAACCATACCGCTTGCCGGAGTGACGCTTCGTGCCGAGGATCGTAGCGATGATATGTATGCATCTACAGACGCTGTAGTGGACAAGCTGGAACGCCAGATTCGTAAACACAAGACCAAACTTAATCGTAAGTTCCGCACGGAGGGAAGCCTGAAGACTTTGTTTGTGGAAGGTGTTAATGGCACTGTTTCTGTAGAAGAACAAGATTACGATGATTTGGAAGTGGTACGGAATAAGCGTTTTACTTTGAAGCCAATGGATGTGGAAGAAGCAATTCTGCAGATGAACATGGTTGGACATACATTCTTTGTTTTCTCTAACATTGACACTTCTGAAGTGAGCGTTGTTTATAAACGCAATGATGGTAAATATGGCTTAATTGAGCAGGACTAG
- the secA gene encoding preprotein translocase subunit SecA, with translation MLGLVKKIFGDTNERDVKRLMKTVDVINGLEAEFAVLSDEALTAKTDEFRARIEKGEKLEEILPEAFATVREASKRTLGMRHFDVQLVGGIALHEGRISEMKTGEGKTLVGTLPVYLNALLGKGVHVVTVNDYLAQRDSGQMGQIYNFLGMTVGVNLSGMDHDDKQAAYACDITYGTNNEFGFDYLRDNMVLYKEQMVQRPLYFCIIDEVDSILIDEARTPLIISGQAEKSTELYFAADRFVKKLTAEEDYTVDIKVKSIALTEKGVAIAERAFGIENLYDHSNVTLNHHIVQALKANVIMRRDVDYVVNEEEEVVIVDEFTGRLMAGRRYSDGLHQAIEAKEEIEVQNESMTLATITFQNYFRMYRKLGGMTGTAKTEEEELKNIYGLEVLQVPTNKPNKRLDHPDVVYKSENGKFNAVVEEIVERHKKNQPVLVGTVSIENSERVSEMLKRKGVKHQVLNAKHHAAEAEIISYAGQPGTVTIATNMAGRGTDIVLGEGVTDLGGLHIIGTERHESRRIDNQLRGRAGRQGDPGSTQFYLSLGDVLMKRFGADNVLNMMDRLGFEEDQPIESRMISRAVESAQKRVEGNNFDVRKVVLQYDDVMNQQRGIIYKQRREILESDNIKDVVIEMIKPVIERIVNAHCSDDIPENWELQEVADYVNSKLLDEGSLTRDDMWGKEVEEIIEFIFGRVLEKYAAREERLGSELVREFEKVIVLRSVDSKWMDHIDAMDQLRQGIHLRAYGGTDPLREYQFEGFEMFNEMTATIQEEVATYIMKAHIETNQERQSVVEEDKISTNSEPVEKRPVHIESTVGRNDPCPCGSGKKYKNCHGQNA, from the coding sequence ATGCTAGGACTTGTGAAGAAAATATTCGGCGACACCAACGAACGCGATGTCAAACGTCTAATGAAGACGGTCGATGTAATTAATGGATTGGAAGCGGAATTTGCAGTGCTCTCGGATGAAGCGCTGACGGCTAAAACAGACGAATTCCGTGCCCGTATTGAAAAAGGCGAAAAACTGGAGGAAATCCTTCCCGAAGCATTTGCTACCGTACGTGAAGCTTCCAAACGGACGCTGGGCATGCGGCATTTTGATGTACAGTTAGTCGGAGGTATAGCACTGCATGAAGGCAGAATCTCTGAGATGAAGACAGGTGAAGGTAAGACACTGGTAGGTACCTTGCCGGTTTATTTGAATGCGTTGCTCGGTAAAGGGGTACACGTTGTAACCGTTAATGATTATCTGGCTCAGCGTGATAGTGGGCAAATGGGACAAATCTATAACTTTCTGGGCATGACGGTTGGGGTGAACCTGAGCGGAATGGACCATGATGATAAACAAGCAGCGTATGCCTGCGATATTACGTATGGCACGAATAACGAATTTGGCTTTGATTACTTGCGTGACAACATGGTGCTCTATAAAGAGCAAATGGTACAACGTCCTTTGTATTTCTGTATTATTGATGAAGTGGATTCTATCCTTATTGATGAAGCGCGGACTCCTCTTATTATTTCAGGCCAGGCAGAGAAATCTACTGAACTGTATTTTGCAGCAGACCGTTTCGTGAAGAAACTGACTGCTGAAGAGGATTATACGGTGGATATTAAAGTGAAATCCATTGCTCTTACAGAGAAGGGCGTAGCTATTGCTGAACGCGCTTTTGGAATTGAGAACCTCTATGATCATAGTAATGTCACTCTGAATCATCATATTGTCCAAGCGCTCAAGGCGAACGTTATAATGCGCCGTGATGTGGATTATGTTGTGAATGAGGAAGAGGAAGTTGTTATTGTAGATGAATTTACAGGTCGCCTAATGGCCGGACGGCGTTACAGCGACGGGCTGCATCAGGCTATTGAAGCAAAGGAAGAGATTGAGGTACAGAATGAGAGCATGACGCTGGCCACAATAACCTTCCAGAACTACTTCCGGATGTATCGTAAGCTCGGTGGTATGACCGGTACTGCAAAGACGGAAGAAGAGGAATTAAAGAACATTTACGGCCTGGAAGTTCTACAGGTGCCGACGAATAAACCGAACAAGCGTCTGGATCATCCTGACGTGGTCTACAAGAGTGAGAACGGTAAGTTTAACGCTGTTGTAGAAGAAATTGTTGAACGGCATAAGAAGAATCAACCAGTGCTGGTTGGTACTGTTTCTATCGAGAACTCGGAGCGTGTCTCTGAAATGCTGAAACGCAAAGGCGTCAAACACCAAGTGCTTAACGCCAAGCATCATGCTGCGGAAGCAGAAATTATCTCCTACGCTGGGCAACCAGGTACAGTAACGATTGCGACTAATATGGCTGGACGTGGTACGGATATCGTTCTGGGTGAAGGTGTCACGGATCTTGGTGGCCTGCATATTATTGGCACAGAGCGCCATGAATCTCGGCGAATTGATAACCAGTTGCGCGGACGGGCGGGACGTCAAGGCGACCCAGGCTCCACACAATTCTACTTATCACTTGGTGATGTACTGATGAAACGTTTTGGTGCAGATAATGTGCTGAACATGATGGATCGCCTTGGCTTTGAGGAAGACCAGCCGATTGAGAGCCGGATGATTAGCCGTGCGGTTGAATCTGCACAGAAGCGGGTTGAAGGCAACAACTTTGATGTTCGTAAAGTTGTATTGCAATATGATGACGTTATGAACCAGCAGCGGGGAATTATTTATAAACAACGCCGCGAAATCCTGGAGTCTGACAATATCAAAGATGTTGTCATTGAAATGATTAAGCCGGTCATTGAACGTATTGTCAATGCACATTGCAGCGACGATATTCCTGAGAACTGGGAGCTGCAGGAGGTTGCTGATTACGTGAACAGCAAGCTGCTGGACGAAGGCTCCTTGACCCGTGACGATATGTGGGGCAAAGAAGTAGAAGAGATTATTGAATTTATCTTTGGACGCGTGCTGGAGAAATATGCTGCCCGTGAAGAACGTCTTGGCTCAGAGCTGGTACGCGAATTTGAGAAAGTAATCGTTCTGCGCTCCGTAGACAGCAAATGGATGGATCATATCGATGCAATGGATCAATTGCGTCAGGGGATTCACCTGCGTGCATACGGCGGTACAGATCCGCTGCGCGAATATCAATTTGAAGGCTTCGAAATGTTCAATGAGATGACTGCTACCATTCAAGAAGAAGTAGCGACTTATATTATGAAGGCGCACATTGAGACGAATCAGGAGCGGCAGTCGGTTGTGGAAGAAGATAAAATTTCCACAAATAGTGAGCCTGTTGAGAAACGTCCGGTACACATTGAGTCAACAGTTGGACGTAACGACCCATGTCCTTGTGGAAGTGGCAAGAAATATAAGAATTGCCACGGTCAGAACGCGTAA